AGTTGTCATCTTCAATTCTCATCTTTTTAAATAAAATTTCATCATTTGATAGCATTAAGTTTATAACTTCATAAAATCCAAAACCAATCATTATTTCTCTTATAAAGTCACATTTCTTTTCTAATTTGTCGAGTTCTCCGATTGTTGCAATACTTGGATATTCTCCAAAGAACTTATCGTATCCATAACCTATAGATACTTCTTCGGCAATGTCTATTTCACCAAATACATCAACTCTATATGGGGGAATAATAACCTTCAACTTATTATCTACAAATTGAGCATCCAACCTACATCTCCTTAAATAATTTATTATCGCCCCAGGAGTTAGATTTGTTCCTAAAACTCTATTTATATAGTCAGGAGTAGTTATTATAGCATCTTCTTTTAAATTTGGGTAAATATTAGATATTTTATTTTCAATTACTTCAACTGAATGTATTTTTGCATACTTTCTTTCAGCCAATGCAGTTACAATAATGTTTAAAGTTTTTTCAACTAAATATTTGTCAATTCCAGTAACATCGATGAATAAATTTCTTGTCTCAGTAGTAACTTTTGTTAATTCTCCGTTGATTATTGGAGGCATAGATAAAACATTACCTTCACTATCTAAGATTATTGGAAATTTATCATCTTTAATTAAATGACCATATTTAATTCCTTTTTCGTGTTTTTCTAAAATTTCCTTTGGAGTCATTTCTTCATCACAGTTTAAAGGAACAAATTTAATTTCATCTCCTTTAACTTCTTTGTAGTAAAATGGTGGCTTAACCTTATCAAAGTCGTGTATTCCTATAGCCACCTTTTTTCTATCTCTTCCCAAAACCCAGTGTAATTTCTCTTGTAAATTAATTATACTCTCCAAAACATAGTCATCAATAATAATCCCTTTAATTAACGCTCCCGCTATGTATGGTCTTGTGGTAACATTATCAACAAATAATTTTACATCTGAAACTTCAACATCGTATTTCTTTAAAC
The Methanocaldococcus sp. DNA segment above includes these coding regions:
- the pheT gene encoding phenylalanine--tRNA ligase subunit beta, which produces MPTINVKKVDLERLVNMPLEDEFIESKFPMMGVEVEEIFEEDGEKIIQFSINPNRPDYLSVEGLARGFRGFIGIETGLKKYDVEVSDVKLFVDNVTTRPYIAGALIKGIIIDDYVLESIINLQEKLHWVLGRDRKKVAIGIHDFDKVKPPFYYKEVKGDEIKFVPLNCDEEMTPKEILEKHEKGIKYGHLIKDDKFPIILDSEGNVLSMPPIINGELTKVTTETRNLFIDVTGIDKYLVEKTLNIIVTALAERKYAKIHSVEVIENKISNIYPNLKEDAIITTPDYINRVLGTNLTPGAIINYLRRCRLDAQFVDNKLKVIIPPYRVDVFGEIDIAEEVSIGYGYDKFFGEYPSIATIGELDKLEKKCDFIREIMIGFGFYEVINLMLSNDEILFKKMRIEDDNYIEVLKPASIEHRIVRKSLLPLLMETLRINKHKELPHKLFEIGDCVVIDESMETKSRVVKKIGGVILDSETNFNEIKSYVEGLLRELKIEYELENYDHPSFIKGRCAKILKDGKMIGYFGEIHPEVIVNFELEHPVVGFELEIE